In the Juglans microcarpa x Juglans regia isolate MS1-56 chromosome 6D, Jm3101_v1.0, whole genome shotgun sequence genome, one interval contains:
- the LOC121234767 gene encoding malate dehydrogenase, chloroplastic: MAATSAATFSIGTNVSLGRKAGSHPQSKPFGVRFNSQNPLKSFSGLKAAISVTCESDSSFLSKETSAALRGSFTPNAQKENQSSQYHLQPQATFKVAVLGAAGGIGQPLALLIKMSPLVSALNLYDIANVKGVAADLSHCNTPSQVLDFTGPSELANCLKGANVVVIPAGVPRKPGMTRDDLFNINAGIVRNLIEAVADNCPDAFIHIISNPVNSTMPIAAEVLKQKGVYDPKKIFGVTTLDVVRANTFVAQKKNLKLIDVDVPVVGGHAGITILPLLSKTKPSVSFTDEEIQELTVRIQNAGTEVVEAKAGTGSATLSMAYAAARFVESSLRALDGDGDVYECCYVQSDLTELPFFASRVKLGRQGVEALITSDLQGLTEYEQKALEALKPELRSSIEKGLAFAQKQTVTA, translated from the coding sequence CCGTTAAAGAGTTTCAGTGGCCTCAAGGCTGCAATATCTGTGACATGTGAGTCGGATTCCTCCTTCTTAAGCAAGGAAACCAGTGCCGCTCTTCGAGGCTCTTTTACCCCGAATGCCCAGAAGGAAAATCAGAGTTCTCAGTATCACCTGCAGCCCCAGGCAACTTTTAAAGTGGCAGTTCTTGGAGCTGCTGGAGGGATAGGTCAGCCCTTGGCACTTCTTATCAAAATGTCTCCATTGGTTTCTGCCTTGAACCTTTATGATATAGCAAATGTCAAAGGAGTTGCAGCTGATCTCAGTCACTGCAACACTCCTTCGCAAGTTCTGGACTTCACTGGACCTTCTGAATTAGCCAATTGCTTGAAAGGCGCAAATGTCGTTGTCATACCTGCTGGGGTTCCAAGGAAACCCGGTATGACTCGTGATGACCTCTTCAACATCAATGCTGGCATAGTTAGGAACTTGATTGAGGCTGTTGCTGATAACTGCCCTGATGCCTTCATCCACATTATTAGTAATCCAGTTAACTCAACGATGCCAATTGCAGCGGAAGTTCTGAAACAGAAGGGTGTATATGACCCAAAGAAGATCTTTGGTGTCACTACACTGGATGTTGTGAGGGCAAACACATTTGTTGCTCAGAAGAAGAACCTAAAGCTGATTGATGTTGATGTCCCAGTTGTGGGAGGCCATGCGGGGATAACTATTCTACCCCTGCTATCAAAGACAAAACCCTCAGTTAGCTTTACTGATGAAGAAATTCAAGAGCTGACTGTAAGGATCCAAAATGCTGGGACAGAAGTTGTGGAGGCAAAAGCAGGTACCGGGTCTGCTACATTATCAATGGCATATGCAGCAGCGAGATTTGTTGAGTCGTCTCTTCGTGCACTTGACGGAGATGGGGATGTATATGAGTGCTGCTATGTTCAGTCAGATCTGACCGAGCTTCCATTCTTTGCGTCGAGGGTTAAGCTTGGAAGGCAAGGTGTGGAAGCTTTGATTACCTCCGACCTCCAAGGTCTGACTGAATACGAGCAGAAGGCTCTGGAGGCCCTTAAGCCAGAATTGAGGTCCAGCATTGAGAAGGGGCTTGCGTTTGCTCAGAAGCAAACAGTGACTGCATAA